The Triticum aestivum cultivar Chinese Spring chromosome 7B, IWGSC CS RefSeq v2.1, whole genome shotgun sequence genome window below encodes:
- the LOC123156302 gene encoding peroxidase 4 yields the protein MASSKGSWAALALLLLVVLASTAVNGDHKLSAGYYDKTCPNVQRVVRQVMAYKVAGEPAVAPAILRLFFHDCFVNGCDASVLLDGTYFSESEKDARPNASLRGFEVIDEIKSVLEHDCPATVSCADVLALASRDAVAMLGGPAWSMPLGRMDSRTADRDGAENLPSPHDNYTSLVSTFRERGLDARDMTALSGAHTVGMANCENYRRRIYGTDGDTNIDPSFAETRRQTCPDGDNEGGMAPFDEQTPMTFDNAYYKDLIARRGLLSSDQALYGSGGRQDNLVEMYSRDGKRFAKDFAKAMVKMGNIRPSKGTTVEVRLNCKMVN from the exons ATGGCGTCCTCCAAGGGCTCCTGGGCCGCACTCGCATTGCTCCTCCTTGTTGTTCTCGCGTCCACGGCCGTAAATGGCGACCACAAGCTCTCCGCCGGGTACTACGACAAGACGTGCCCCAACGTGCAGCGCGTCGTGCGGCAGGTCATGGCGTACAAGGTCGCCGGCGAGCCCGCCGTCGCACCCGCcatcctccgcctcttcttccacgactgcttcgtcaaC GGATGCGATGCCTCCGTTCTCCTGGACGGCACGTACTTCTCCGAGAGCGAGAAGGACGCGCGGCCCAACGCTTCCCTCCGAGGCTTCGAGGTGATCGACGAGATCAAGTCCGTGCTGGAGCACGACTGCCCGGCcaccgtctcctgcgccgacgtgCTCGCCCTGGCGTCCCGGGACGCCGTCGCCATGCTCGGAGGGCCCGCCTGGAGCATGCCCCTCGGCCGCATGGACTCTCGCACCGCCGACAGGGACGGCGCCGAGAACCTCCCCAGCCCACACGACAACTACACCTCGCTCGTCTCGACGTTCAGGGAGCGCGGCCTCGACGCCCGCGACATGACCGCGCTCTCCGGCGCGCACACTGTAGGGATGGCCAACTGCGAGAACTACAGGCGCCGCATCTACGGCACCGACGGCGACACCAACATCGATCCCTCCTTCGCGGAGACCAGGCGGCAGACGTGCCCCGACGGTGACAATGAGGGTGGCATGGCGCCATTTGACGAGCAGACGCCGATGACATTCGACAACGCCTACTACAAGGATCTGATCGCGCGGCGTGGCCTCCTCAGCTCCGACCAAGCACTCTACGGCTCGGGCGGGCGGCAGGACAATCTTGTGGAGATGTATAGCAGGGACGGTAAGAGGTTCGCGAAGGACTTCGCCAAGGCCATGGTAAAGATGGGGAACATACGCCCGTCCAAGGGGACCACGGTGGAGGTCAGGCTCAATTGCAAGATGGTCAACTAG